The Coffea arabica cultivar ET-39 chromosome 8e, Coffea Arabica ET-39 HiFi, whole genome shotgun sequence genome window below encodes:
- the LOC113703881 gene encoding uncharacterized protein — protein sequence MPTSSRRSSGPVLPIALAFQRSVSPSGRFYSPPTASDMSSFSSSTSSSFCSSTSSSFFHRSASPTRVNLHGLAPISPTPSVRMSIDRSISPRRSVAMSSPRDHHHHQVVRKQSSCKRTCLCSPTSHPGSFRCSLHKNLNKAPPPQQQSPSYSLKNLTIQRSAMKNSLVRIGTVEGDLVKRALAALIRPSSHQIRRRSDFQRRPSRLSAMSKAGDP from the coding sequence ATGCCGACATCTTCTAGAAGGTCCAGCGGGCCGGTGTTGCCTATAGCGTTGGCGTTTCAGCGCTCCGTGTCTCCGTCTGGCCGGTTTTATTCCCCGCCCACCGCCTCCGACATGTCATCCTTTTCTTCATCCACCTCGTCCAGCTTTTGCTCCTCCACTTCATCCAGCTTCTTCCACCGATCGGCGTCTCCCACGCGCGTTAACCTCCACGGACTGGCTCCGATTTCTCCGACGCCGTCGGTACGGATGTCCATCGACAGATCCATCTCGCCTCGCCGGTCCGTGGCGATGTCGTCACCTCGggaccaccaccaccaccaggtGGTTCGCAAGCAGAGCAGCTGCAAGAGAACCTGCTTGTGTTCTCCCACCAGCCACCCAGGTTCCTTCAGGTGTAGTTTGCACAAGAACTTAAACAAGGCGCCGCCGCCGCAGCAGCAGTCGCCGTCCTACTCGTTGAAGAATCTGACCATTCAGAGATCGGCGATGAAGAATTCGCTCGTCCGGATCGGGACAGTTGAAGGCGATTTGGTAAAGCGAGCTTTAGCGGCTCTGATTAGGCCTTCGTCGCATCAGATTCGCCGCCGCAGCGATTTCCAGAGAAGGCCGAGCCGGCTCTCAGCCATGTCCAAAGCCGGAGATCCGTAG